From one Enterococcus sp. DIV2402 genomic stretch:
- the oppC gene encoding oligopeptide ABC transporter permease OppC translates to METSEKKINDGFTFVSTDSLTSEKIDTPTYSYWRSVGRKFFSSKVAIAMLILMVAILLMAFIQPMFSGYDFMNVDDINDFSKRYNPPSMQEWFGTDKNGMSLFDAVWAGAKTSISISVLATLITTVIGVVVGAIWGTSKKIDRVMLEVYNVITNVPQLLIIMVLSYTFGSGFWNLIFAMCVTGWLNTAYFIRVQVMIMRDREYNLASKTLGTPSMRMIVRNILPYLTSIIVTNVSQSLPAFISYETFLSFLGVGLSADVPSLGKLISEYTNNMSNYPYLFWIPVTVLALVSVSLYIVGQTLADAADPRTHM, encoded by the coding sequence GTGGAAACTTCAGAAAAGAAAATCAATGACGGCTTTACTTTTGTTTCAACTGATTCCCTGACTTCGGAAAAGATTGATACACCAACATATTCTTATTGGCGTTCAGTAGGAAGAAAGTTTTTTTCTAGTAAGGTAGCTATTGCAATGCTCATTTTAATGGTGGCTATTTTATTAATGGCATTTATTCAACCTATGTTTAGTGGGTATGACTTTATGAACGTAGATGATATTAATGACTTTTCAAAACGATACAATCCACCAAGCATGCAAGAATGGTTTGGTACAGATAAAAACGGAATGTCTTTATTTGATGCTGTCTGGGCAGGGGCTAAAACATCGATTTCAATCAGTGTGTTAGCAACCTTAATTACCACAGTGATTGGTGTGGTTGTTGGCGCAATTTGGGGCACGTCTAAAAAAATCGACCGGGTTATGTTAGAAGTGTACAACGTTATTACTAACGTACCGCAATTATTAATTATCATGGTACTATCGTATACGTTTGGTAGTGGTTTTTGGAACTTGATTTTTGCGATGTGTGTTACAGGATGGCTTAACACAGCTTATTTCATTCGTGTTCAAGTAATGATTATGCGTGATCGAGAATATAACTTAGCGTCCAAAACATTAGGTACACCATCTATGCGAATGATTGTCCGTAATATCTTACCGTATTTAACATCGATTATTGTGACGAATGTCTCACAGTCATTGCCAGCGTTTATTTCTTATGAAACGTTCTTATCCTTCTTAGGTGTTGGTTTAAGTGCTGACGTTCCATCATTAGGTAAATTAATTTCAGAATACACAAATAACATGAGCAACTACCCGTATCTATTTTGGATTCCAGTTACTGTTTTGGCCTTAGTTTCTGTTTCTCTTTACATTGTTGGACAGACATTGGCGGATGCTGCTGATCCAAGAACACATATGTAA
- a CDS encoding ABC transporter ATP-binding protein: protein MEKKTILKAENISVSFRVRNRELRAIRNVSLELKEQETLAIVGESGSGKSVLTKTFTGMLETNGSITSGTIEYQGKNLAALKKDEEWDGIRGKEIATIFQDPMTSLNPIKTIGSQITEVIIKHQGKSAKEAKRMAIDLMDRTGIPNAEKRYDEYPFQYSGGMRQRIVIAIALACRPKILICDEPTTALDVTIQAQILELIRELQEEYKFTTIFITHDLGVVAAIADKVAVMYAGQIIETGTVEEIFYDPRHPYTWSLLSSLPQLGQKGDELYSVPGTPPSLYKEIKGDAFAPRSAYAMQVDFDNEPPMFQVTETHFAKTWLLDPRAPKAEKPELIQGLHEKLVALTEITELNDGGEVRV, encoded by the coding sequence ATGGAGAAAAAAACAATTTTAAAAGCTGAAAATATTTCTGTAAGCTTTAGAGTGCGTAATCGCGAGCTACGTGCAATTCGAAATGTTTCGCTTGAATTGAAAGAGCAAGAGACACTAGCCATTGTTGGTGAATCTGGCTCTGGAAAATCTGTGCTTACCAAAACATTTACAGGTATGCTAGAAACAAACGGTTCAATTACAAGTGGAACAATCGAATATCAAGGTAAAAATTTAGCAGCTTTGAAAAAAGATGAAGAATGGGATGGCATTCGAGGAAAAGAAATTGCGACTATTTTCCAGGACCCAATGACTTCGTTAAATCCAATTAAAACAATTGGCTCACAAATTACGGAAGTTATTATCAAACATCAAGGGAAATCAGCTAAGGAAGCCAAAAGAATGGCCATTGATTTAATGGACCGTACAGGGATTCCCAATGCTGAAAAACGATATGATGAATATCCTTTTCAATACTCTGGAGGGATGCGTCAACGAATTGTTATAGCGATTGCGTTAGCTTGTCGTCCTAAGATTTTGATTTGTGATGAACCAACGACAGCTTTAGACGTAACTATTCAAGCTCAAATTTTGGAGTTAATTCGTGAATTACAAGAAGAATATAAATTTACAACAATTTTTATCACACATGATTTAGGTGTGGTAGCAGCAATTGCTGATAAAGTTGCTGTTATGTATGCCGGACAAATTATTGAAACAGGAACCGTAGAAGAAATTTTCTATGATCCTCGTCATCCATATACATGGAGCTTGTTATCGTCATTACCACAATTAGGTCAAAAAGGGGACGAACTTTATTCTGTTCCAGGAACACCACCTTCTTTATATAAAGAAATTAAAGGAGACGCCTTTGCGCCACGTAGTGCTTATGCAATGCAAGTTGACTTTGATAATGAACCACCTATGTTTCAAGTAACAGAAACGCATTTTGCTAAAACATGGTTGCTTGATCCTCGTGCGCCGAAAGCTGAAAAACCAGAGCTGATACAAGGGCTGCATGAAAAATTAGTCGCATTAACAGAAATAACTGAATTAAATGATGGAGGGGAAGTTCGTGTCTAA
- a CDS encoding ATP-binding cassette domain-containing protein, with the protein MSKEKEVILSVKDLEITFGEGKKKFVAVQDANFDIYKGETFSLVGESGSGKTTIGRAIVGLNETSNGDILFEGKRINGKLTKKEQEDKIRKIQMIFQDPSASLNERATVEYIISEGLYNFNLFKNEEERIAKVEKLIEQVGLLPEHMYRYPHEFSGGQRQRIGIARALIMEPSLVVADEPISALDVSIRAQVLNLLKKSQIEDDVTYFFVAHDLSVVRFISDRIAVIRAGRILELAETEELFMNPLHPYTKALLSAVPIPDPILARKKKLVVYNPNMHDYSKDKPSFEEVKPGHYVYGNALELAGYRAAVKN; encoded by the coding sequence GTGTCTAAAGAAAAAGAAGTCATTTTATCGGTTAAAGATTTAGAGATTACTTTTGGTGAAGGTAAGAAAAAATTTGTTGCCGTACAAGATGCCAATTTTGATATTTACAAAGGAGAAACTTTCTCTTTAGTTGGCGAATCCGGCTCTGGAAAGACAACCATTGGCCGTGCGATTGTTGGATTAAATGAAACCAGCAATGGCGATATTCTGTTTGAAGGAAAACGGATTAATGGAAAATTAACCAAAAAAGAACAAGAAGATAAAATTCGTAAAATTCAAATGATTTTTCAAGACCCATCGGCTTCTTTAAATGAGCGTGCGACTGTCGAATATATTATTTCTGAAGGATTGTATAATTTTAACCTGTTTAAAAATGAAGAAGAACGTATAGCAAAAGTTGAAAAGTTAATCGAACAAGTTGGTTTATTACCGGAGCATATGTATCGTTATCCACATGAATTTTCTGGCGGACAAAGACAACGTATTGGTATTGCTCGGGCATTAATTATGGAACCATCACTAGTTGTAGCGGATGAGCCTATTTCAGCATTAGATGTGTCTATTCGTGCACAAGTATTAAATCTATTGAAAAAGTCACAAATAGAAGACGATGTTACCTATTTCTTTGTAGCCCATGATCTATCTGTGGTGCGTTTTATTTCTGACCGTATTGCGGTTATTCGTGCAGGAAGAATTTTAGAATTAGCAGAAACAGAAGAGCTTTTTATGAATCCATTACATCCATATACAAAAGCATTGTTATCGGCTGTCCCAATTCCAGATCCAATTTTAGCACGTAAGAAAAAATTAGTTGTTTATAATCCCAATATGCACGATTATTCAAAAGATAAGCCAAGTTTTGAAGAAGTAAAACCAGGTCATTATGTCTATGGAAATGCACTAGAATTAGCAGGTTATCGCGCAGCTGTTAAAAATTAG
- a CDS encoding RNA-guided endonuclease TnpB family protein codes for MGVLKAYRFRIYPDAEQKQFFIQTFGCVRFTYNHLLMHRKQNSESKLTPALLKKDYPFLKDTDSLALSNAQRNLEKAFRRYYSGQSGFPNLKNKSNMWQSYTTNNQKHTIYFEDDKLKLPKLKSLVDVNLHRKIKGEIKSATISARNTEEFYVSILCIEEVEKLEKTHRKIEISYCPKHLVHFSEEICPIHFNQEKLLGQINHAKRKLRLRAKIAKKRKVLLANAKNYQKQKEKMNRLLVRRKYKKEDFINQLSYFLVENFDYIFVQENNSEDKYLKQEFTSNDWQQFLSKLRYKSEWYGKQVIIS; via the coding sequence ATGGGGGTCTTAAAGGCATATCGCTTTAGAATTTATCCCGATGCAGAACAAAAACAGTTTTTTATTCAAACATTTGGTTGTGTTCGTTTTACCTATAACCATCTTTTGATGCATCGCAAGCAAAACAGTGAAAGTAAATTAACGCCAGCGCTATTAAAAAAAGATTATCCGTTTTTAAAAGATACAGATAGTTTGGCTTTGTCGAATGCTCAACGTAATTTAGAGAAAGCATTTCGTCGTTATTACAGTGGTCAAAGTGGTTTTCCAAATTTAAAAAATAAATCGAATATGTGGCAATCATATACAACAAACAATCAAAAACATACGATTTATTTTGAAGATGATAAGTTGAAATTACCAAAACTAAAATCACTTGTCGATGTGAATTTGCATCGTAAAATAAAAGGCGAAATTAAATCAGCAACAATTTCTGCTAGAAATACAGAAGAGTTCTATGTTTCAATTTTATGTATCGAAGAAGTTGAAAAATTAGAAAAAACACATCGTAAAATTGAGATTTCATATTGTCCTAAACATCTGGTTCATTTTTCAGAAGAAATTTGTCCGATTCACTTTAATCAAGAAAAATTATTGGGACAAATTAATCACGCGAAACGGAAATTACGATTACGTGCAAAAATTGCGAAGAAACGGAAAGTTTTATTAGCAAATGCTAAAAATTATCAAAAACAAAAAGAAAAAATGAATCGACTTCTGGTTCGACGCAAATATAAAAAGGAAGATTTTATTAATCAACTCTCTTATTTTCTAGTCGAGAATTTTGATTACATTTTCGTGCAAGAGAATAATTCAGAGGATAAGTATCTGAAACAGGAATTTACGTCAAATGATTGGCAACAGTTTTTAAGTAAGTTGCGTTATAAATCAGAGTGGTATGGAAAACAAGTAATTATTAGCTAA
- a CDS encoding biotin transporter BioY: MKLSLKEQITAAIFAGIIAVFSQIVIPIGVVPFSMQTFIVGLTVTILGRKVGTWAIIIYLLLGLIGLPVYAGFGSGIASILGPTGGYLIGFVFTGLILGTLLKKVPTTYFWVISANLIGFIITLLFGSIWLKFATDMTWAAALSGGFITFLIPEIIKAVVAGTLGVFLIQRLPEKFLVTR; encoded by the coding sequence ATGAAATTATCTTTAAAAGAACAAATTACAGCAGCCATATTCGCTGGAATCATTGCTGTTTTTTCACAAATTGTGATTCCTATTGGCGTAGTTCCATTTAGTATGCAAACATTTATCGTCGGTTTAACCGTTACGATTTTAGGACGTAAAGTGGGAACTTGGGCAATTATCATTTATTTATTACTCGGTCTCATCGGTTTGCCTGTCTATGCTGGCTTTGGTAGCGGTATTGCTTCTATTCTAGGGCCAACAGGTGGCTATTTAATCGGTTTTGTATTCACAGGACTTATCCTTGGTACCTTATTAAAAAAAGTCCCTACAACCTATTTTTGGGTTATTTCAGCTAACTTAATTGGTTTTATCATTACCTTGTTATTTGGAAGTATTTGGCTAAAATTTGCTACCGATATGACATGGGCTGCTGCCCTTTCAGGTGGCTTTATTACTTTCTTAATTCCAGAAATTATTAAAGCTGTAGTCGCTGGAACACTGGGTGTCTTTTTAATTCAACGATTACCTGAAAAATTTTTAGTAACGAGATAA
- the icd gene encoding NADP-dependent isocitrate dehydrogenase encodes MTYITVTNGQRTIPNTPTIPFIAGDGVGAEIWAASQPVFDAAIEKAYGDDKKIFWQEILAGEKAFEETGSWLPDHTLDAIEQAKVALKGPLTTPVGGGIRSLNVTLRQTLDLFACVRPVRYFEGVPSPVKEPEKTDMVIFRENTEDVYAGIEFAKGEAETKQLIELLQEQFAVKNIRFPETAAIGVKPVSEEGSKRLIGAAIDFAIAQKRPTVTLVHKGNIMKFTEGGFKLWGYELAETTYKDECFTMHQYQTIKQTDGAEAADTALNEAKAQGKIIVNDVIADNFLQQILLYPEKYDVIATCNLNGDYISDALAAQVGGIGIAPGGNINYDTGYAIFEATHGTAPDIAGQGKANPCSLLLSGGMLLEYLGWQEAADLITKAIEEAIRTKKVTSDFAHAMNDAVELSTQEFGSFLVSIIKEL; translated from the coding sequence ATGACATATATCACTGTAACAAATGGTCAACGTACCATTCCAAATACACCAACCATCCCGTTTATTGCGGGAGATGGTGTTGGTGCTGAAATTTGGGCAGCTTCACAACCTGTATTTGATGCGGCAATTGAAAAAGCCTATGGCGATGATAAGAAAATTTTCTGGCAAGAAATTTTAGCTGGTGAAAAAGCTTTTGAAGAAACGGGCAGTTGGTTGCCTGACCACACATTAGATGCCATTGAACAAGCAAAAGTTGCCTTAAAAGGGCCTTTAACTACTCCAGTCGGTGGTGGAATCCGCTCATTAAATGTTACTTTACGTCAAACGTTAGATTTATTTGCTTGTGTTCGTCCCGTTCGTTATTTTGAAGGTGTACCTTCTCCTGTCAAAGAGCCTGAAAAAACGGATATGGTGATTTTTCGAGAAAATACAGAAGATGTTTATGCAGGTATTGAATTTGCAAAAGGCGAAGCTGAAACCAAACAATTGATTGAACTATTACAAGAACAATTTGCGGTAAAAAATATTCGCTTCCCAGAAACTGCAGCCATTGGGGTGAAACCTGTTTCTGAAGAAGGTAGCAAACGATTAATTGGTGCGGCAATTGATTTTGCAATTGCGCAAAAGCGTCCAACAGTAACCTTGGTTCATAAAGGAAATATTATGAAGTTCACAGAAGGTGGCTTCAAATTGTGGGGCTATGAATTAGCAGAAACGACCTACAAAGACGAGTGCTTTACAATGCATCAATATCAAACAATCAAACAAACGGATGGTGCTGAGGCTGCGGATACAGCATTAAACGAAGCCAAAGCTCAAGGGAAAATCATCGTGAATGATGTCATTGCTGATAACTTCTTACAACAAATTTTATTGTATCCTGAAAAATACGATGTGATTGCAACCTGTAACTTAAATGGCGATTATATTTCAGACGCCTTAGCTGCTCAAGTTGGTGGGATTGGAATTGCTCCTGGTGGTAACATCAACTACGACACAGGATATGCTATTTTTGAAGCAACACATGGAACTGCACCCGATATTGCTGGACAAGGGAAAGCTAATCCTTGTTCTTTACTCCTTTCAGGGGGAATGTTATTAGAATATCTTGGTTGGCAAGAAGCAGCTGATTTGATTACAAAAGCAATTGAAGAAGCGATTCGCACGAAAAAAGTGACATCAGATTTTGCTCATGCCATGAATGATGCAGTTGAATTGTCAACACAAGAATTTGGGTCATTTTTAGTATCAATCATCAAAGAATTATAA
- the acnA gene encoding aconitate hydratase AcnA, with protein MHWKKHLKLNSTEYDYCAIADVVKEYNGNLAALPYSIRVLLESVARHLGEDVTEENIDTLVNWNPDTPQGVVPFKPARVVLQDFTGVPAVVDLAAMRDAIVSLGGNASDINPEIPVTLVVDHSVQVDASGRPEAIAINTEREFERNQERYQFLKWAQQSFNDFEVVPPETGIIHQVNIESLSDVVISKEVDGKILLFPDTLQGTDSHTTMINGLGVLGWGVGGIEAEAAILGEASFFPTPEVIGVEFVGSFPAGTTATDLALAVTERLRNEKVVGKFVEYFGTSYSELSLADRATLANMAPEYGATCGFCPIDEETLNYMATTGRSPELIELVETYAKENHLFYDKDVVPTYTKVITIDLDDIQPSLAGPKRPQDRITLSNVAEDFDQSIQAPVGPKGFGLPVEELEKTAEIKWDKEDNLIHTGDVLLAAITSCTNTSNPFVMLSAGLLARNAVEKGLKVPAYVKTSLAPGSKIVTSYLSKSGLLPYLEKLGFYLVGYGCTTCIGNSGPLDDAISDAIQEEQLLVSSVLSGNRNFEGRIHPLIKANYLASPPLVVAYALAGTVRKDLTKEPLGIGNDGQPVMLNDIWPSAEEVQDCIQKYVSPDAFKEAYSHLFDANERWNEIETTTSDCYEWEEESTYIANPPFFDGLTKELPKQGTLENLHVLAKLADSVTTDHISPAGSIGLDSPAGKYLKEKGVTYRDFNSFGSRRGNHEIMMRGTFGNIRLQNQLVPGSTGSVTRYLPTGEEMSIYDASMKYQENNIGGIVLAGKDYGMGSSRDWAAKGTQLLGVKAVLAESFERIHRSNLVMMGVVPLEYLNGDTAESLGLNGEETFDIFLPEEPEVQQLIDVIAKKADGTEIRFTTRLRFDAPADIRYWKNQGILPMVIRKKMA; from the coding sequence ATGCATTGGAAGAAACATTTAAAATTAAATAGTACTGAATATGATTATTGTGCAATTGCTGATGTAGTGAAAGAATACAATGGAAACTTAGCCGCTTTACCTTACTCTATTCGTGTTCTACTAGAAAGTGTTGCTCGCCATCTTGGTGAAGACGTAACTGAAGAAAACATTGACACTTTAGTGAATTGGAACCCAGATACCCCTCAAGGAGTTGTCCCTTTTAAACCAGCCCGCGTTGTCTTACAAGATTTTACTGGCGTTCCTGCTGTCGTAGATTTAGCTGCGATGCGTGATGCAATTGTTTCACTAGGAGGAAATGCTTCAGACATCAATCCTGAAATTCCCGTTACCTTAGTCGTTGACCATTCCGTTCAAGTTGATGCTTCTGGTCGTCCTGAAGCAATTGCGATTAATACGGAAAGAGAATTTGAACGTAATCAAGAACGTTATCAATTCTTAAAATGGGCACAACAATCGTTTAATGATTTTGAAGTGGTACCTCCAGAAACTGGAATCATTCACCAAGTAAACATTGAATCTTTATCTGATGTTGTCATCAGTAAAGAAGTGGATGGTAAAATTTTATTATTCCCAGACACATTACAAGGAACAGACTCACATACCACAATGATTAATGGATTAGGCGTTCTAGGTTGGGGCGTTGGCGGAATTGAAGCCGAAGCAGCTATTTTAGGAGAAGCTTCTTTCTTCCCAACACCTGAAGTTATCGGCGTTGAATTCGTTGGTTCTTTTCCAGCTGGAACAACAGCAACCGACTTAGCACTTGCGGTCACTGAACGTTTACGTAATGAAAAAGTAGTAGGAAAATTTGTTGAATATTTTGGAACAAGTTATTCTGAATTAAGTTTAGCAGACCGTGCCACTTTGGCAAACATGGCCCCTGAATATGGTGCAACTTGTGGATTCTGTCCAATTGATGAAGAAACATTAAATTACATGGCAACTACTGGTCGTTCACCTGAATTAATTGAACTAGTAGAAACTTATGCCAAAGAAAATCATTTGTTTTACGACAAAGACGTTGTACCAACCTATACAAAAGTCATCACCATTGATTTAGATGACATCCAACCATCACTTGCTGGACCAAAACGTCCACAAGACCGGATTACATTGTCAAATGTAGCAGAAGATTTCGACCAATCTATTCAAGCACCTGTAGGTCCAAAAGGCTTTGGTTTACCAGTAGAAGAATTAGAGAAAACTGCTGAAATCAAATGGGATAAAGAAGATAATCTGATCCATACTGGAGATGTCTTATTAGCTGCGATTACTAGCTGTACAAATACAAGTAACCCGTTCGTTATGCTTTCAGCTGGCTTGCTTGCTAGAAATGCTGTTGAAAAGGGCTTAAAAGTACCTGCTTATGTCAAAACATCATTAGCACCAGGTTCAAAAATCGTTACTTCTTACTTATCTAAAAGTGGTTTATTGCCTTACTTGGAAAAATTAGGTTTTTACCTAGTTGGTTATGGCTGTACGACATGTATCGGAAATTCTGGTCCTTTAGATGATGCCATTTCAGATGCGATTCAAGAAGAACAGTTATTAGTTTCCTCTGTTTTGTCAGGAAATCGTAACTTTGAAGGCCGTATCCATCCATTAATCAAAGCGAACTACCTTGCTTCACCGCCATTAGTTGTCGCATACGCATTAGCCGGAACAGTCCGCAAAGATTTGACTAAAGAACCACTAGGAATTGGTAATGATGGCCAACCCGTGATGTTAAACGATATTTGGCCAAGTGCAGAAGAAGTACAAGACTGTATCCAAAAATATGTTTCACCGGATGCCTTTAAAGAAGCTTATTCGCACTTATTTGATGCCAATGAACGTTGGAATGAAATCGAAACAACAACTAGTGACTGTTACGAATGGGAAGAAGAATCAACGTATATTGCGAACCCACCATTCTTTGATGGTTTAACCAAAGAATTACCAAAACAAGGAACACTAGAAAATCTACACGTCTTAGCTAAGTTAGCTGATTCCGTAACAACCGACCATATCTCTCCTGCTGGAAGTATTGGTTTAGATTCTCCTGCTGGGAAATACTTAAAAGAAAAAGGTGTCACTTATCGTGATTTCAACTCATTTGGTTCTCGTCGAGGCAATCATGAAATTATGATGCGTGGCACATTCGGAAATATCCGTCTACAAAACCAATTAGTTCCTGGAAGTACAGGTAGCGTTACTAGATACTTACCAACTGGAGAAGAAATGTCGATTTACGATGCGTCGATGAAATATCAAGAAAACAATATTGGTGGGATTGTCCTTGCAGGAAAAGATTACGGTATGGGCTCTTCTCGTGACTGGGCAGCTAAAGGAACGCAATTATTAGGCGTAAAAGCTGTTTTAGCGGAAAGTTTTGAACGTATCCACCGTAGTAACTTAGTGATGATGGGTGTTGTTCCATTGGAATACTTAAATGGTGATACCGCAGAATCACTTGGTTTAAATGGGGAAGAAACATTTGATATCTTCCTACCTGAAGAACCCGAAGTCCAACAATTAATTGATGTCATTGCTAAAAAAGCCGATGGAACTGAGATTCGTTTCACTACTCGTCTACGCTTTGACGCCCCTGCAGATATTCGCTATTGGAAAAATCAAGGTATTTTACCAATGGTGATCCGTAAAAAAATGGCGTAA
- a CDS encoding citrate synthase → MGEYQNSFPSLEELALRCYANDKIDVQLYTENDVRRGLRDNNGKGVVVGLTNISTIYPEKIVNGEKIPGVGELRYRGIDIDELVNGFVSEGRFGFEEVAYLLLFGELPSDKELYDFQEIIAKRRTLPTNFVRDVIMKAPPESIMNSLSRSILTLASYDDKADDVSIENVLDQSLNLIAVFPMLAVYAYHAYNHYTKDESMYIHRPQIGLSTAETILTMLRPDKQYTPQEAQTLDMALVLHMEHGGGNNSTFTTRVVTSSGSDTYSTIAAALGSLKGPKHGGANIKVTQMMEDLKDKVSDYSDEDAVRQYLSDILDKKEFDKKGLIYGMGHAIYSDNDPRAAIFKRYVSKLAEEKGAEAQAEYNLYTLVERVAPEIIGEKRRMYKGVSANIDFFSGFVYSMLGLPSELYTPIFAIARIVGWSAHRIEELINAQKIMRPAYKEVSVDRHYQTLEERSLESIHKGA, encoded by the coding sequence GTGGGAGAATATCAAAATTCCTTTCCAAGTTTAGAAGAACTCGCTTTAAGATGTTATGCAAATGATAAAATAGATGTGCAACTTTATACAGAAAACGATGTAAGGCGGGGGTTGCGTGATAACAATGGAAAAGGGGTCGTTGTTGGGCTGACAAACATTTCGACAATTTATCCGGAAAAGATTGTCAACGGTGAGAAAATTCCAGGTGTAGGTGAGTTACGTTACCGTGGAATCGATATCGATGAATTGGTGAATGGCTTCGTTTCAGAAGGGCGATTTGGTTTCGAGGAAGTTGCATATTTATTACTTTTTGGAGAGCTGCCTTCAGATAAAGAATTGTATGATTTTCAAGAAATTATTGCTAAAAGACGTACTTTACCAACTAATTTTGTACGTGACGTGATTATGAAAGCTCCGCCAGAAAGTATCATGAACAGCTTATCTCGTAGTATTCTAACCTTAGCTAGTTATGATGATAAAGCTGATGACGTAAGTATTGAGAACGTTTTAGATCAAAGCTTAAACTTAATTGCCGTTTTTCCAATGTTAGCAGTGTATGCCTACCATGCATATAATCATTATACAAAAGATGAAAGTATGTACATTCATCGTCCGCAGATTGGATTAAGTACAGCTGAAACAATTTTAACGATGTTGCGCCCAGATAAACAATATACCCCACAAGAAGCACAAACTTTAGATATGGCATTAGTGCTACATATGGAACATGGTGGAGGAAATAACTCTACGTTTACTACACGTGTGGTTACTTCTAGTGGTTCGGATACGTATTCAACGATTGCTGCAGCGTTAGGCTCATTAAAAGGTCCAAAACATGGCGGTGCGAATATTAAAGTGACGCAAATGATGGAAGATTTAAAAGACAAGGTTTCAGATTATTCGGATGAAGATGCTGTCCGTCAATATTTATCAGATATCTTAGATAAAAAAGAATTTGATAAAAAAGGATTAATTTATGGCATGGGTCATGCGATTTATAGTGACAATGATCCTCGTGCGGCGATTTTCAAACGCTATGTATCTAAATTAGCGGAAGAAAAAGGCGCAGAAGCTCAAGCAGAATATAATTTATATACGTTGGTTGAACGAGTGGCACCAGAAATTATTGGAGAAAAGCGTCGAATGTACAAAGGAGTTAGTGCGAATATCGACTTTTTCAGCGGATTTGTTTATAGTATGTTGGGTTTGCCGTCTGAATTATATACGCCAATTTTTGCTATTGCTCGGATTGTGGGTTGGTCAGCACATCGGATTGAAGAGTTAATTAATGCACAAAAAATTATGCGTCCAGCTTACAAAGAAGTATCTGTGGATCGCCATTATCAAACGTTAGAAGAACGTTCACTGGAATCAATCCATAAAGGTGCATAA
- the rpsD gene encoding 30S ribosomal protein S4, producing the protein MSRYTGPSWKLSRRLGISLSGTGKELARRPYAPGQHGPNSRGSRSEYGLQLNEKQKLRHMYGMNERQFRTLFVQASKIKEGKHGVNFMVLLERRLDNVVYRLGLATTRRQARQLVNHGHITVDGKRVDIPSFRVEVGQVIGVREKSKGIPTIKEAVEATVGRSAFVSFDADKLEGSLTRLPERDELTLEVDEALVVEYYNQKL; encoded by the coding sequence ATGTCTCGTTATACAGGACCATCATGGAAACTTTCTCGTCGCTTAGGTATTTCTTTATCTGGCACTGGAAAAGAATTAGCTCGTCGCCCATACGCACCAGGACAACACGGACCAAACAGTCGTGGCTCTCGTTCTGAATATGGATTGCAATTAAACGAAAAACAAAAACTACGTCATATGTATGGTATGAATGAACGTCAATTCCGTACTTTATTCGTACAAGCTAGCAAAATTAAAGAAGGAAAACACGGTGTTAACTTCATGGTATTATTAGAACGTCGTTTAGACAACGTTGTTTACCGTTTAGGTTTAGCAACTACTCGTCGTCAAGCACGTCAATTAGTTAACCACGGTCACATCACTGTTGATGGCAAGCGTGTTGATATCCCTTCATTCCGCGTTGAAGTTGGTCAAGTGATCGGCGTTCGCGAAAAATCTAAAGGTATTCCTACTATTAAAGAAGCTGTTGAAGCAACTGTTGGTCGCTCAGCATTTGTAAGCTTCGATGCTGATAAACTAGAAGGCTCATTAACTCGTTTACCAGAACGTGACGAATTAACTCTTGAAGTTGATGAAGCTTTAGTCGTTGAATACTACAACCAAAAACTATAA